The sequence below is a genomic window from Sinorhizobium terangae.
GGAGTCCTGCGGCCGTCCCATGTGAAAATTGATGCTCATTTGTGGTTGACGCCTGCTGGCAAACATTTTAGATCGATCTAAGTAACGAGGACGCGAGGAGGCGCGACGTCCCGTCTCGATGTCTTGGGAGGAGGTCCCTGCATGTACGAGTTCAATTTCACGCCCGTGCTGGCGTCCTTCGACCAGTTGCTGGTCGGCGCCTGGCTGACCGTTCGCCTGTCATGCGCCGCCATGCTGATCGGCCTTGTCGTCTCCATCATTTGCGCCTGGGGAAAGACGTCCGGGCCGAAGATCGTCCGCACCGTGATCGATGGCTACATTGAGATCATCCGCAACACGCCCTTCCTCGTGCAGATCTTCTTCATCTACTTCGGCATGCCATCGCTTGGCCTGAGGCTGTCTCCGAACAGCGCGGCGCTCCTGGCGCTTGTTGTCAATTTCGGTGCCTATGGCACGGAGATCATTCGCGCCGGCATCGAATCGATCCACAAGGGCCAGGTGGAGGCGGGGTGGGCTCTCGGACTGTCGAGGGCGCAGATCTTTCGCTACATCATCATGAAGCCGGCACTGCGCACCGTCTACCCTGCGCTTACCAGCCAGTTCATCTACCTGATGCTGAATACCAGCGTCGTGTCCGTGATCTCGGCGGACGACCTGGCTGCAGCCGGAAACGACCTCCAATCCGCGACCTTTGCGAGTTTCGAGGTCTATATCACGGTCACCCTGATCTATCTCGCTTTGTCGGTCGGCTTCTCCGCGCTGTTTTACGCGATCGAGAAAATGGCCTTCAAATATCCGCTCAGCCGCTAGGAGCACCGCCATGATCAGAGTCTTCGGCTGGAACGAGTTCCTCATCATTGTTGTGGCGGCGCAATGGACGATCGCGCTTTCGGCAATCGCCTTTGCCGGCGGCAGCATCGGCGGACTGTTGATGGCGTTGATGCGCGTGTCCGAAGTGCGGGCTTTCCGTCGCCTCGCCACCGGGTTCATCCGCCTCTTCCAGGGTACGCCGCTGCTGATGCAGCTTTTCCTGGTGTACTTTGGCATGAATATCTTCGGCTTTGCGATCAACCCGTGGATTGCTGCGGCTGTTGCGCTTGCGCTCCACGCCAGCGCCTTTCTCGGCGAAATCTGGCGCGGCTGCATCGAGGCCGTGCCGAAGGGGCAGCGCGAGGCCGCGACGGCGCTTGGCCTGCGCTATTACCATTCCATGCGCCACGTGATCCTGCCCCAGGCGGTCCGCATCGCAGTCGCGCCGACGGTCGGCTTCATGGTCCAGCTGATCAAGGGCACGTCGCTCGCCTCGATCATCGGCTTCACCGAACTGACCCGGCAAGGGCAGATCATTAACAATGCGACGTTCAGCCCATTCCTCGTCTTCGGGACGGTGGCCACTATCTATTTCCTCTTGTGCTGGCCGCTGTCGCTGGTCGCACGCCGAATGGAAACCCGTTTTTCCCGCGCAACGGCACGTTGACGGGCCCCCGCCGGCGGGAGGCCGGTATGTGAAAGGGAAGGAAGAATGAATATTTCGAGACGCATGGCAATGTCAGTTCTTGGCGCTGCACTTCTTGCCGGTTTCGTGTCCCCCGCCGCCGCGCAGACGGTGGAGGCGATCAAGTCGGCCGGAACGGTCAAGGTCGGGATGCTGGTCGATTTTCCGCCATTCGGAATCATGGACGCGAGCAACAACCCAGATGGCTATGACGCCGATGTCGCCAAATTGCTTGCCAAGGAGCTCGGCGTCGAGGTGACGATCGTGCCCGTGACGGGCCCGAACCGCATCCCCTATCTGCAAAGCAACCAGGTTGACCTGCTCGTCGCTTCGCTGGGCATCACCGAAGAGCGCGCCAAGAACGTCGACTTCTCCCAGCCTTACGCCGGCATCTCGATCGGCGTGTTCGGTGCCCAGGATCTGGCTGTCGCAAAACCGGAAGATCTGGCCGGCAAGACGATCGGCGTGGCGCGCGCCAGCACGCAGGACACGGCGGTCACCAGGATCGCCCCGCAGGACGCCAACATCCAGCGTTTTGACGACGACGCCAGTGCGGTGCAGGCCTTGCTTTCCGGCCAGGTCGAACTGATCGGCGTGTCCAACGTCGTCGCCCAGCAGATCGAGGCGGCCGCTCCCGGGCGGTTCAACCAGAAGCTTGTACTGAACCAGCAGGTTCAGGGCATCGCCGTCCGCAAGGGATCGAGCGAGATGCTCACCTTCGTCAACACCTTCCTCGACAAGGTCAAGGCTGACGGACAGCTCAATGCCATCCACGAAAAATGGCTTGGTTCTCCCCTGCCGGAATTCGTGACCAAAGCGAAATAAAAAAACGGGAGCCCCTCGCGATGAACATGGTAAGCGAAATCGCCTCCGCCCCCGGGTCGCGCGGGGCTTCTGATCCGGCCGTGCGCATGGAGGACGTCAACAAGTGGTATGGGTCCTTTCATGCCCTGAAGAACGTCAACCTGACCGTTGGTCGGGGTGAACGGATCGTTATTTGCGGGCCTTCGGGCTCCGGCAAGTCGACGATGATCCGCTGCATCAACCAGCTCGAGACCATTCATTCGGGCAAGATCGTCGTCGACGGTCACGACCTGACCGCCGGTGGAAAGAATGTCGACCTGATCCGTCAGGAGACCGGCATGGTCTTCCAACAGTTCAACCTGTTCCCCCACATGACGGTGCTTGAGAACTGCACGCTCGCGCCGATGAAAGTGCGCGGCATCACGAAAGCCGAGGCCGAGGAGACCGCCATGAAGTTTCTTCGGCGCGTGCGTATCCCCGAGCAGGCGGCGAAATATCCTGCGCAGCTTTCGGGCGGACAGCAGCAGCGCGTGGCGATCGCGCGTGCGCTGTGCATGAATCCGAAGATCATGCTTTTCGACGAGCCGACCTCGGCGCTCGATCCGGAAATGGTCAAGGAGGTCCTCGACACCATGGTCGATCTCGCGAATGAAGGCATGACCATGCTGTGCGTGACTCACGAGATGGGCTTCGCGCGAAGCGTCGCCGACCGTGTCGTCTTCATGGACCGCGGCGAGATCCTGGAAGTGGCGACGCCCGATACTTTCTTCAGTGCCCCGCAACACGAGCGCACACGATTCTTCCTCGGCCAGATTTCCTGATCGTCGGCGCAACTGAAGCGCGCCGCCTTCAAGCGAACTTCGGCGCGCCTCAAGTCTTTGTTTCCACACATGTCATCGTCCCAAAACGCCGCTCAGTTTTGAGCGACATCTCAGCAATTGGAGTTTAGACGTGAAACCAGATCTGTTGCTCGTAGAGCCAATGATGCCGCCCATCATGGAGGAGCTTCACCGGGACTACACGGTTCACAGGCTCTACGAGGCCGCCGACCGGCCGGCGCTCGAAGCGGCACTCCGGTCGATCCGCGCGGTTGCGACCGGCGGCGGCACGGGCCTTTCCAATGACTGGATTGAGAAGCTTCCCTCACTCGGGATCATCGCGATCAACGGGGTCGGCACGGACAAGGTGGATCTTGCTTATGCGCGCAGCCGCGACATCGATGTGACGACGACACCGGGCGTGCTCACGGACGATGTCGCGGATCTCGGTATCGCGCTCATGCTTGCGGTCCTGCGCCGGCTCGGCGACGGCGACAGGCTGGTGCGGGAAGGCCGCTGGGCATCGGGCGAACAATTGCCGCTCGGCCATAGCCCGAAGGGCAAGCGGATTGGCGTTCTCGGTCTCGGTCAGATCGGGCGTGCATTGGCGCTTCGCGCCGAGGCCTTCGGCATGTCGGTGCGTTACTGGAACCGGTCCAGGCTGACCGACGTCGAGTGGGTGGCCCATGAAAGCCCAGCCGATCTCGCCCGCGACAGCGACGTGCTCGCCGTCTGCGTGGCGGCGAGTGCGGCAACAAAGAACATCGTCGACGCCTCCGTGCTTGAAGCACTTGGCCCGCAGGGCATCGTGGTCAATGTCGCGCGCGGCAGCGTGGTCGACGAGGACGCCTTGATCGAGGCGCTGAGGTCCGGAACGATCGCGGGTGCGGGGCTCGACGTCTTCGTCAACGAGCCGAAGATCCGCAGTGAATTCCATTCGACGCCGAATACCGTGCTCATGCCGCATCAGGGCAGTGCGACGGTCGAGACGCGGCTGGCCATGGGGAGACTCGTGCTCGCCAATCTCGCCGCCCATTTCGCCGGCCAGAAATCGCCGAACGTCGCCAACTGAAGTGGAGAAGACAGCATGATCATTCGACAGGCCCTGTTCGAGGGCGTGATCCATCCCGGTCGGGAAGAAGCATTCCGCGCCTATATCGCAGAGAAGCTGATGCCGCTTTGGCAGGCCTTTCCGGGCGTCCGGGAAGTCCGGGTTCTCCATGCCGTGGAGCGCGACGAAGGGGCGACGCCGTTCGCGATGGTTCTTTCCACCGCCTATGACGACCGCGAGGCGCTGGCGCGGGCGCTTGAATCACCTGTGCGCTACGAAAGCCGCGAATTGACGAAGGGCCTGCTCGAGATGTTCGAAGGGCACATCCATCATCACGTGTTCGAGCTTGACGGTCGCTAGCGCATCGGCCCGAAAATCGGACCCGATTTTCAGAAAGCACGATGCATAGACTCAAAGCATTACAGCGTCCTTTGTGCGTCCTAAAGGACGCACGGCGCTGTAATGCGGTACCGAACATCGAGATGAAATGCATCGGCCGGATCACAGGAGCCTATTGCACAAGGTAGGTTTCGATCGTGCCGATGCCGCGCAGATCCAAGGCGCAGCGCGGCTCGAGCGTCCATTGGCCTCGAAGCGAGCGCCTGGTCGCCTCGGAGATCTGTATGCCATCGGCAACGCCCTGCGACTCGAGGCGGCTTGCAATGTTTACGGTTTCTCCCCACACGTCGTAGACAAAACGAAGCCGGCCGATCAGCCCCGCCACAACCGGTCCGGAATGGATTCCGATCCGAACGCGAAATCGATCGCGTTCGGGAGGCATGTCCC
It includes:
- a CDS encoding EthD family reductase, coding for MIIRQALFEGVIHPGREEAFRAYIAEKLMPLWQAFPGVREVRVLHAVERDEGATPFAMVLSTAYDDREALARALESPVRYESRELTKGLLEMFEGHIHHHVFELDGR
- a CDS encoding 2-hydroxyacid dehydrogenase; its protein translation is MMPPIMEELHRDYTVHRLYEAADRPALEAALRSIRAVATGGGTGLSNDWIEKLPSLGIIAINGVGTDKVDLAYARSRDIDVTTTPGVLTDDVADLGIALMLAVLRRLGDGDRLVREGRWASGEQLPLGHSPKGKRIGVLGLGQIGRALALRAEAFGMSVRYWNRSRLTDVEWVAHESPADLARDSDVLAVCVAASAATKNIVDASVLEALGPQGIVVNVARGSVVDEDALIEALRSGTIAGAGLDVFVNEPKIRSEFHSTPNTVLMPHQGSATVETRLAMGRLVLANLAAHFAGQKSPNVAN
- a CDS encoding amino acid ABC transporter permease translates to MYEFNFTPVLASFDQLLVGAWLTVRLSCAAMLIGLVVSIICAWGKTSGPKIVRTVIDGYIEIIRNTPFLVQIFFIYFGMPSLGLRLSPNSAALLALVVNFGAYGTEIIRAGIESIHKGQVEAGWALGLSRAQIFRYIIMKPALRTVYPALTSQFIYLMLNTSVVSVISADDLAAAGNDLQSATFASFEVYITVTLIYLALSVGFSALFYAIEKMAFKYPLSR
- a CDS encoding transporter substrate-binding domain-containing protein codes for the protein MNISRRMAMSVLGAALLAGFVSPAAAQTVEAIKSAGTVKVGMLVDFPPFGIMDASNNPDGYDADVAKLLAKELGVEVTIVPVTGPNRIPYLQSNQVDLLVASLGITEERAKNVDFSQPYAGISIGVFGAQDLAVAKPEDLAGKTIGVARASTQDTAVTRIAPQDANIQRFDDDASAVQALLSGQVELIGVSNVVAQQIEAAAPGRFNQKLVLNQQVQGIAVRKGSSEMLTFVNTFLDKVKADGQLNAIHEKWLGSPLPEFVTKAK
- a CDS encoding amino acid ABC transporter permease, whose translation is MIRVFGWNEFLIIVVAAQWTIALSAIAFAGGSIGGLLMALMRVSEVRAFRRLATGFIRLFQGTPLLMQLFLVYFGMNIFGFAINPWIAAAVALALHASAFLGEIWRGCIEAVPKGQREAATALGLRYYHSMRHVILPQAVRIAVAPTVGFMVQLIKGTSLASIIGFTELTRQGQIINNATFSPFLVFGTVATIYFLLCWPLSLVARRMETRFSRATAR
- a CDS encoding amino acid ABC transporter ATP-binding protein gives rise to the protein MNMVSEIASAPGSRGASDPAVRMEDVNKWYGSFHALKNVNLTVGRGERIVICGPSGSGKSTMIRCINQLETIHSGKIVVDGHDLTAGGKNVDLIRQETGMVFQQFNLFPHMTVLENCTLAPMKVRGITKAEAEETAMKFLRRVRIPEQAAKYPAQLSGGQQQRVAIARALCMNPKIMLFDEPTSALDPEMVKEVLDTMVDLANEGMTMLCVTHEMGFARSVADRVVFMDRGEILEVATPDTFFSAPQHERTRFFLGQIS